The genomic DNA AGTTCGGCGATCCGCCGCAAGCATCGATCCGCTAGCCATTCGTCATCAGCCAGGCAGCAAGCACAGAGAGATTTCCGGAAAGAGCCAACATCGCCGCCAGTCAGCGCCCCAATCATTGGAGACATACCATGCATGATCCCGTTGTCATCGTATCCGCCGCCCGCACCCCCATGGCGGCTTTCCAGGGCGAGTTCGCCGCGCTGACGGCGCCGCAGCTTGGCGCCACCGCCATCCGCGCCGCAGTTGAGCGCGCCGGCCTGACCCCGGAGCAGATCGAGGAGGTGGTGTTCGGCTGCGTGCTGCCTGCGGGCCTGGGCCAGGCGCCGGCCCGGCAGGCTGCCCTGGGCGCCGGCCTGCCGCTTGGCGTGGGATGCACCACCGTCAACAAGATGTGCGGCTCCGGCATGCGCGCCGCCATGAATGTGCATGACGCGCTGATCGCGGGCGCGTTCGAGATCGGCATTGCCGGCGGCATGGAGAGCATGACCAATGCGCCGTACCTGGTGCCCAAGGGCCGCGGCGGCTACCGCATCGGCCATGGCATGATCTTCGACCACATGATGCTGGATGGGCTGGAGGACGCCTACATCAAGGACGAAAAAGGCGGCGGCCGCTCGATGGGCACCTTCGGCGAGGACTGCGCGGCCAAGTACAACTTCACCCGCGAGGCGCAGGACGCGTTCGCCATGGAAAGCGTGCGGCGCGCCCAGCAGGCCACCGAGCGCGGTGACTTCCGCTGGGAGATTGCGCCGGTGACGGTGCCGGGGCGCGGCGGCGACACCGTCATCGACACCGATGAAGGCCCGCGTCGCATCAAGGTCGACAAGATCCCTTCGCTCAAGCCTGCCTTTGCCAAGGACGGCACCATTACCGCCGCCTCATCGTCGTCGATCAACGATGGCGCGGCCGCGCTGGTGATGATGCGCGAATCCACCGCCAAGCGGCTTGGCCTGGAACCGCTGGCCCGCTTGCTGGGTCACACCACGCATGCGCAGGCGCCCGGCTGGTTCACCACCGCGCCGGTGGAGGCGATGAACAAGCTGTACCGCAAGCTTGACTGGACCACCGACAGCGTCGACCTGTTCGAGATCAACGAAGCGTTCGCCGTGGTGCCAATGGCCGCGATGCACGACCTCAAGATCCCGCGCGACAAGGTCAACATCCACGGCGGCGCCTGCGCGCTGGGCCACCCGATCGGTGCCTCGGGCGCGCGCATCATGGCTACGCTGATCGGCGCGCTGCGCAAGACCGGCGGCAAGCGCGGCGTGGCCAGCCTGTGCATCGGCGGGGGCGAAGCCACCGCCGTGGGGCTGGAGATCGTTTGATCTAGCAACGCCGGCTGCATCGACAGCCATGGAGCGGCTGCCGCCCCGTGCGGCAGCCAGGCCGTAACCAACATAGAAGAAGGAGTACCGCCTTGCCAACTGCTCTCATCCTTGGTGCCTCGCGTGGCATCGGTCTCGAATTCGTGCGCCAGTACCGCGCCGACGGCTGGCGGGTACTGGCCGTCGCGCGCAGCGACGATGGCGTAAAGGCCATCGAGGCGCTCGGCGCGGAGGCGCTGCGCGCCGACCTGACCGACGCGGGCCAGGTCGCCGGGCTGGGCTGGAAGCTGGACGGCGAGTCCATCGACGTGGCGATCTACAACGCGGGCGTGATCGGCCCGCGCACCGAAGGCGCGCAGCCGGTGACCCGTGAGGACTTCGACAAGGTCATGCATGTCAACGTGCTGGGGCCGATGATGGCGCTGCCGTTGCTGCTGCCGCTGGTCGAGGCCGGGCGCTCGGGCAAGGGCGGCGTGCTGGCGGTGCTGGCCTCGCGCATGGGCAGCATCGGCACCATGGACAGCAACCGCAGCTGGCTCTACCGCGTCAGCAAGGCGGCCGCCAACGCGGCGCTCAAGGCCGCCTCGCTCGACGCGCGCCACGCCACCTGCCTGGCCTTCCACCCGGGCTGGGTGCAGACCGAGATGGGCGGCAAGGAAGCCGATCTCACGCCGCAGCAGAGCGTATCCGGGATGCGCAGCGTGATTGCCGGCGCGACCCGGCAGGACAACGGCGGCTTTCGCAACTACGATGGCAGCGTGATCCCGTGGTGAGCACCGCTTCTGTTGTTTTCTTTGCCACGGCCGTCGCCGCTACCCGCTTGGTGATCTGACATG from Cupriavidus sp. D39 includes the following:
- a CDS encoding SDR family oxidoreductase, encoding MPTALILGASRGIGLEFVRQYRADGWRVLAVARSDDGVKAIEALGAEALRADLTDAGQVAGLGWKLDGESIDVAIYNAGVIGPRTEGAQPVTREDFDKVMHVNVLGPMMALPLLLPLVEAGRSGKGGVLAVLASRMGSIGTMDSNRSWLYRVSKAAANAALKAASLDARHATCLAFHPGWVQTEMGGKEADLTPQQSVSGMRSVIAGATRQDNGGFRNYDGSVIPW
- a CDS encoding acetyl-CoA C-acetyltransferase; translation: MHDPVVIVSAARTPMAAFQGEFAALTAPQLGATAIRAAVERAGLTPEQIEEVVFGCVLPAGLGQAPARQAALGAGLPLGVGCTTVNKMCGSGMRAAMNVHDALIAGAFEIGIAGGMESMTNAPYLVPKGRGGYRIGHGMIFDHMMLDGLEDAYIKDEKGGGRSMGTFGEDCAAKYNFTREAQDAFAMESVRRAQQATERGDFRWEIAPVTVPGRGGDTVIDTDEGPRRIKVDKIPSLKPAFAKDGTITAASSSSINDGAAALVMMRESTAKRLGLEPLARLLGHTTHAQAPGWFTTAPVEAMNKLYRKLDWTTDSVDLFEINEAFAVVPMAAMHDLKIPRDKVNIHGGACALGHPIGASGARIMATLIGALRKTGGKRGVASLCIGGGEATAVGLEIV